Genomic window (Magnolia sinica isolate HGM2019 chromosome 6, MsV1, whole genome shotgun sequence):
ATGCAACCTGTTTAACTAATGGGCCTTATTTTCAGGTCCCATTCTCGCCCTTAGTCAACAGACACCCTTGAAACCGATTGGAAATGGTTCAGACCAAATGGCCCACTGCCTGGCCCAACTCATTTCCAGTCCTATTGTTGAACAAACTAAATTCTATCCTtgagccattcatcagatgggacaTGTCGACTCTTGATCGTAGGATCTTAATTATCAGCTTTAAAATCTGGTTTGTTTCTTACCTAAGTCTTTTCATCCAGTCATATGAATAGGATTGTCTGATCTACTTTATGTTTGAGCTATGGATCCTACACATTAAGGACGCATATTGCTTACTGGCACTGCCAACTAGCGATACGGTGCTCTGtgtacccaccatgatgtatgtgtcttatctaggccgtccatccattttaccagctaattttagagcatgacccctaaaataaggtagatcagaccacaccacaggaaaaattggtgattgaacgcccaccattaaaaatttctcgggGGCcgaaaaagatttggatcaagctgatgtttgtgtttctccttcaatcaacactcttcctatgtgtggtccacctgagaattggatctgcctcatgtcctaaaataatgatccaaaatggatggacggtgttgataaaacacatgcatcactgtggggggacacagagcaccgtccagcagCCACGTCGCTACTCGCAAGTgtcagcacgcaatccgcgtcggaaacggattggctactcccccgccatcagcccggtggctgatggtcggtgctctgtgggccccactatgatgtatgtgtttcatccattccgttcatccatttttacagatccgTTTAGGGCCCaacaccaaaaatgagagggatgaaaatctcaggtggaccacaccacaggaaaacaatagtgattggatatccaccattaaaatcctcctaaggcccactgtaccgtttatttgacatccaatctgttgattaggtcatacagacccagatgaagggaaaaaacaaagatcagcttgatccaaaacttttatggaccccaaaaGTTTTTTAACGGTCGCCgttcattcaacacagtttcctgtaatgtggtccacctgagattggtataaacctcatttttggtctcataccataaaatgatctagaaaaatagatggacgtcatggatgaagcacatatatcttcgtggggcccacagagcacagacatcagccattggctggtggcaaggggagtagccaatccatttccatctGCGTCCACACATTAAAGCCCACCCGATGAGTGGTCCAAAACTCATCTAAGGACACGACGTGTATGGTTACAAAATTCATTCGTGTGCCGAGTAAACTTCTCAAaacacaaacaaacaaacaaacaaatagaGTAAAaaccaatgtgggccccactcaaatccTGTACGGACGTTGAAACCAAAGACGATCCTAACAAACGAAGAAAACATCCAAACATACACAGTCATTTAACAACAACACAAGCTATTCTTTTACTAAACTTAGACCCTATAGAATTACATTTGCCCAGGATTCCCTTACATATTTCTATACAAAACCAACCTTACATGATATGAGATCACACTCCCAACCTCTCACCTTCCTCCTACAATGGTTTCCCTTCATCTTTCACCACTGAAGCTTCTTCCAACCTCTTTCCATCCTCTTACAACTCCTCCCATCACAATACCTTCTCTTCGTAAAACCCCAAAGACCTATCTCCTCCATGTGTTTGCAACGGCACCACAGCCCGCTGGCGATCAGCGCAAGGAAGAGAAGCTCTCGATCATGATCGAAGAGAAGGTGACTGAAGCCCACAAGATTTGTGAAGAGAATTCACTTTCAGAGGAATGCGTTGTGGCGTGGGATGAGGTGGAAGAGGTTAGCCAAGCAAAAGCTCACCTTAGGCAAAGATCTGCCATCGATCCTCTCGAGGCTTATTGTAGGGACCACCCGAAAGCGCCTGAGTGTAGAATATATGAAGATTAATGAGATATGTTATTTCTTTCATTAAGTCGTGATCTTATAAATGATGGGGTggaaaaaatcataataatatgAGGCGTATGTTAATGTTGATTTATTGATGACAGAAGATTATTAAGTATGTCTTAGAAACAGGAAGCTGGATCTACTACAACAagatgtgtggggtccatcgGGATGTGTTCATGACATCAAATACATGCATCAGGTAAGCTGTGTTGttttttgatgtcttaaataaaTTCAGAAACAGGGTATGTTGATGCTAGACAGACCATTTGTTGCTATCGAGCACTCTTCAATGCCATCGTACAATTGCTCAATCCCATTGAGAAATTCAGAAAATTTCCAATTGGTTGTTGGACCAATTGGGTACATGTTTGATGCCATTAAACTTAGTTTCAATACTATCAAAACTTAAATTTAATTTTATCGAGACCTGTCGAAGTGCAATCGAGAAAATCCGATTTTCTATATTTTGTCTTTGAACTGTTTTGGTGTtatttcaatgccattgaagtagggttggatgccatcgaagtcccatcggaCGTATTGCAGCAGGATTTGTTTTTGATTTCTCGACTGTGATTCTTCCTAATGCTATAAATAGGAGTGtaatctggattttttttttggggggtaagggtgtagcttggggtgatttgaggcttgttcaaatTGGATATCCTTTAAACTCTCGTAATTTTTGCTTTTATAATTATTATCTGTTTTACGATGATTTTTTTTCCTAAAGGGCTTTTTCACGTTAAAGTACTGTGTTTGCATTGTGGTTGACTAgtgcgattggattacttcacttgatttatctctgtgtgcttccgtggtcccccaacaagccacaccatgtaaaattaGGCTTAAAACCTATAAactcagatggtgtggcccacctgagtcttggagtgGCCTAATTTCTTAGTTGTTCATTCATCTTGGCGATCACTtattttgaatggattggattgcatatacaaaacatggtgggcctaacaggcaatttggatggtttttaaGTGATGGGTGTCCTCACATGCAATTTGCAAGGTTTTTAAATGGCCGGTCATCCCAATTGTTCCCCGTCGTGTGGCCCAGCTGAGTTTTGTATAGTCTGACTCTTGGGTAGCAAGAAGAATGCAAGGGGGTACAgatgatgaatagattggatgtcattcAAAGAATACAATAGGCCCACACTTTGCATTGTATGTTAAGAttaacctacaaagctttgtagtcaATCCGGCCTTGGTAACACATTCTTTGTTTTTGTTCTGATATTGTGAGTTGGTTTCATGGTTTTAAGATCAGACGAGTCTGATTCATCTGAGTCGAATCAAACTTAGTAGCACTCCACGAGTCAGTCCCAGTCACCTTGACTTAGGACTGAACTGAGTTTGGTTATCTTCATGAGTCATGGTTGCCCTACTAAGCCCGAGCCCATCCCACCAAGGGGTTGGGTTTAGTAAGAGGCTCAAGTTCCGCAGATTGAATCGAGGCTTGTGTTTTAGGTCTCTTAAGTAATTGGGCTATATGTGGACTTGAACATAACTAAAGGCCCAACAACTACGCTTGGCCTGAACCTGCATTGGGCCGGGCTGACCCTGGACATGGGTCCCTAGCTCATTAGATGGATTTGGACATGCTTCACCCAGATCTAGTCCACCCATTTGCGGACAccgccatcatcatctaagcctaatcATAATAGTACTTAAGATAATATCTAAATAAAGGAGCTGATATTTTCTATAATTGTGTTTCAACATACTACTTAGTCtactacttgagctatggatcagggtgtaacaTTGAGGTTTGCTTATTAAAACAATGTGGCTCCTTCCAACTCGTTGGGTCCAAGTTGAGGAACTGCACTTAGCTGGCCTCTAATTAAGGCCTGGCCCAACTTCTGGGCCTCTAGTACAGTTCAAACCTATCTGAAAGCAATCTACATTTTAGATATAGTTGAGTTGTCATAGatacacttttgaggcccacttggacACACCCTCAAAAGGGGCATTTGAGGCCTAAACTCCGTTTTGAGCCAAACTGCATTTGgtggggtgcgtttggatgcactttgaaAAGCCCTCGTCTTATCCCCACTCTAGCAAGCTTGAAAATCTCTTAATTACATGAGCCCACATTTGCAAAAACCCACTTTTGCATTTGGATTCATTGAAACAGTGGAAAAAGAAACACCAAAACCCTAGAAAAGATGGGAAGTGCAGATTATTTTTTCACAAAATTGGCCTTTTAAGTGGGCTTCACCTTTACGTATTTAATATACATCGACAGTATCCATCAGCTttgtcagattattttagagtattagcccaaaaatgaaataaatccaaatctcatgtggaccataccataggaaataatgatgattgactattaatgggccacaaaaattttagatcatgtcataatttgtttttagccttcatccatgtttatgttaCCATGTCAGtaggttggattgtaaataaacattacagaaacaaTACAAcagaccttaggaagtttttaatggtagggtgttcaatcatcactatttcctataatatggtatacatgagatttggatattcttcatttttgggcttaaaatgatcttaaaaaaatcgTTAAACAACATTGATGTagaaacatgcatcaaggtgggccccactatatgggtcgcacctaatcagctcccccCTCCAGTGCCGAGTGGGTGCGGGTCACTGCTGGAAAATCTATACACAAATGCATTTGTTTGGATTCGATATTACAATGGCAATACAATTAAAAAGCGCAGAGTATAAATTCCTTTCCTTGTCTCCCTAGCATGTTTGGAAATGTGGGATTAGGtggcatggaattgcatttggtccatgcaAATTCTATCCGGTTTTTTGAAACGAAGGGACGGATTGGATTAATCTaggtatcatatcatccagtctCCACAATAGATACGCGAAGATTTCtgatggatttcaaaatctactacatatgtggccccacattgatgcatgtgttttatgtgAGCTGTCCAGCCATATGCACATTTTACACATGATATTCAAGTTGCATATGTTTACAGTTGACCATCATCAATTATGAAATCTActttgttgattacaattccatgatccatcaaatacaggtTTCActaaatataatatttttttttaaaggaataatTTGATCTCAAACATaggattggacggttaaaataccATAAAAATTTTCAGCCATGCAATTGCAATAATGGTGTTagttccatctaatgcaatttcataccatttaacCCCGCATTccaaacatgcctaaaacatatgtaTGTAACTAGTGTTTGAAGTATCCGTATTGTtataagtttcgctggccagagatacggaaacaatatcgatatcgctgataatcAGAAATATGGAGAAACATGGGTAAAACGGTAGAATTTTCAGCAAAATTTCAGGAGATGTTAGAATgtacatatttagaaataaaaaaaaattataaaagaatgcatacataacaagttttcttttaatggggtcttaaaagcatgtgttgttgtaagaaatcagtccaagtATCCCATCtgacctatttaaccatccaactttccatccaaacatctattgctattgcaaaatatcaacaatacatgatatttcatcaagaaatcatcaataattggaaaggaaatggaagattgtggtctcaatgtCGCGCATGTtgcaatattgataatatcgagatattataaATATTATCATTGACAAATTGAACATTACATACAATCATGTGCctatgaaaagaaaattgaaataaattttttttctaataaacaaaattttgatgatataatTTGTtgccgatattattgaaatgtcGTCGATACATTTATGATACAAGTATTACTTAGAATTtatatagtcgaaaatattggcaatacgttggtgatattgatgcattggtaatacaagcaacacctagaatttacatagttaaaaatattggcgatatttatACGTTGGTGTAGCAATACATCGCTAATACTTGAAATTtttgatactaccagcgttattggtatcgctacttATCGATATCGCTaaactggagataaagataatatcagagataatttgaacactacatgtaattgagaattggttttaaaataataacaatgaCACTTTTCCATTACATTATTGCATGTGGTAATCTCCTATTCAAATAGGCTATGACATTACAAATGGTGGAAAATCAAATTGATTAGAATTTGCGTTTCTAGAAAATTGATAGAAATTAAATACTATTTCCACGGTTTGTTTTCTCACAAGATTTTTCAGGCAGGTTGTGAtataatttttacttttttttaaaaaaatgactaTGGGTGGTCTCCACCCCATTTTAAGGGGAGACTTATTCCTGCATATGCACATAATTCCTGTGGACTAATTTTCACTCTTTTGTTGTTTGCTAGTCCAACTTATTTCCACACATTTTTTACTTAGTATACTGTATATGTATTAATAAGTATCTGATCAAAGGCCCATCTCTTGCTGTCACACGTTCTAACATGACAAAATCGACCAATGGTGTGcctcagatggttaagatcatttagCAATGGATCTCACATAGAAATGCGTATGGTAGGTATTAATGATGGGTCTGCATGGAAATAGGTAGTTAAGATCGTCTAACGATGCACCCACATGATTAAGATCATCTAATGATAGCCCAATGTAGAAATACCCATGGTTATAAATGACTAGAGATTTGGGCTccatatggttaagatcatctaaaaaTGGGCCACATGTGGAACTACACCTAGTTAGATCCACTAACGAATTGAAGGGCCCACATTATTATGATCAGCtaatggtgtgccccacatgttTAGGATGAATAACAAAGGGCTTAGGATTGACTAAATATGAGCCCCAAATCATTAAGCTAATCTACTGATGGGCATGGcatggatggctaagatcattTGACAATGGCCCTACATGGAAATAGACATGGTTAGGGTCAACCAACCAAGTGCCCATGAAATACACGGTGAGAATCGATTGATGATGGGCTCTACATTGTTAAGAACAACTAATGATGGGACAAACATGGAAATACGTATGGTTATTATGATTGactaatggtgggccccatatggttaAGGCCAAACAAGGAACACATAGTTTAATGGACTAATGATGGTTTCACATGGTTAAAATCATATAATAATGGGCTCAATGCGGAAACATGGTTATAATTGTTGGGGACACAATAAGCCCTAACATGACTTGTCTGGCGACTTCGGACAAAATTATACAACACGATAGGGAAAGAAAATTTAATCAATCACAGAGAGCAcacgaattttatgtgaaaaaaaccTTGTGGAGAAAAAACTATCGCACCAAGCAACAAATAAttctgtaaggcctgtatcctagttcgtactattccgtcaactcccgcgatccttcccgatgaattccggcgacccgcgacctataatcaacatttgcgcacgaccctaagtcgtatcccgtagatctgagtcagcttaatctgagacttgtaccattgcgaccgcaccgtcgccgcgtcttacgcaccgatccgataccttgtCTAGGAGATGTGGCCGGCATTCAGTTTGagggaaacaccgcgcgtttgcaattccaagataatctctacatcatgtcccatcaatcaatcaatcaatcaatcaatcacctcatgtcaagtacaagcaaccccaaagtcaactctctctcaccctctctcttacacacctatacatgtcaagtacaacttctcatcactccatcactcacatccattacCTCTCCCTTataaccccttctctctctctctctctgtctctctctctctctttctcaaacacaaaaattccaagcaacaagtggtggacgtccaagttATTCCATGATAGAAaagtgagtgttgtgtggcccacttccaccccaagatctatcatcctagctcttcatttctcatcttctccatcaaagtgaagcacaaggagatcggcgttccatcggactaagaagattgaacggtggatgcttctataggctagattttcatgttttgatgatgggccaagtgaggcctaccgattgatggtatgatcTTGCTTTGGAcctttgatgtggccgatggcccatcttgattctcattatcattccatgatggggccattctccatggaccccatcatgatgtttactttctagtttgaaaagaggtcatctagaccttctattttggtggagaaaggatctccaccgttgattttgatcggtgggcccatatgaaatgggacccatatgatgtgtGATTAAATGCatggaacggagggcccatagtgctgggggtccctccatcatcacgtgtctctccctccctccttgtccttcctttatttattttgtggcccacatgatgagtgtacgTGGTGtccgaaccgtccatcaaatgaccCCAtagccgtccaagccatgtgggccctaccttgggacaatgggaaaaacacaaatgtcagatttattcaaatcaagtgggccacatccatgtgggacccaccttgatcaacaTGTGAACCTAGtctgtccagcatccctggatgctggacgtgttcATTGGAGTGTGAACGCACAGTGAGGTGTACTAACAAACAAAGAAATATATGCATGTATGTTTGATTTTagactttttgggtgggccactcatataggccccacattg
Coding sequences:
- the LOC131250017 gene encoding calvin cycle protein CP12-3, chloroplastic-like, giving the protein MVSLHLSPLKLLPTSFHPLTTPPITIPSLRKTPKTYLLHVFATAPQPAGDQRKEEKLSIMIEEKVTEAHKICEENSLSEECVVAWDEVEEVSQAKAHLRQRSAIDPLEAYCRDHPKAPECRIYED